A segment of the Methanomassiliicoccaceae archaeon DOK genome:
GGCCAGCCTCTGTTCGACATCCATGTTGATCGGTGGGGTGTAGGCAAACCCTATAAAAAGAGATGTTGTTCGGCACCTGAATGCCATCCGACTACCCCCTCCTGACCGCATCATTCCTGTCCAGCCCCGTCGTCGACAGGAACGGCTACCCGTACTTCGTAAACCCGGTCAGCGACGGCATACCCAGGATGGACGCGGCTCTCCTCGACGAGGTCGCCGACGGGATAGTCTCCTTGTGCGACCTCGACTGCGACGTAGTTCTCGCCCCGGAGGCCATGGGCATCCCCCTGGCGGTCTGCATCACCCTGAGGACCGGGGTGCCGTACGCCGTCATCCGGAAGAGGAGCTACGGCCTCCCCGGGGAGATAGCCCTGGACCAGCGCACGGGCTACTCCAAATCCCCCATGTACATCAACGGGGTCTCCCCCGGGACCAGGGTCGCCATAGTGGACGACGTGGTCAGCACCGGCGGCACGCTGAGGGCGGTCGTTGGCGCGCTCAGGGAAGCTGGTGCAGTGGTAACGGAGGTCGTGGCCGTGTACAGCAAGCGGAAGGACGTCTCCGACCTGTCCGCGGAGCTGGGCATCCCGGTCCGCTACCTGCTCGCGGTGAGCT
Coding sequences within it:
- a CDS encoding adenine phosphoribosyltransferase, which translates into the protein MPSDYPLLTASFLSSPVVDRNGYPYFVNPVSDGIPRMDAALLDEVADGIVSLCDLDCDVVLAPEAMGIPLAVCITLRTGVPYAVIRKRSYGLPGEIALDQRTGYSKSPMYINGVSPGTRVAIVDDVVSTGGTLRAVVGALREAGAVVTEVVAVYSKRKDVSDLSAELGIPVRYLLAVSSSGGRPALL